From the Streptomyces nodosus genome, the window GTCGATGAGTAGCAGCAGGCGGGCTTGGGCATCGGCCGAGGGTGGCCGTGCTGTCGGCATGGCGGTAATGGGCGCGGTGGTGTTAGGAGGCATCCCGGCCGCTCCCCCAGTCGAACTTGCACTCGTCCGAGATCGCGCATGCCCTGCCCATCAGGAGCACCCCGTCCTGGGCGTAGAGGGGATGGCGGTCGTACGTGCTGGGGTTGGCGTCGAGGAGCCGCTGTAGCTCGTCGAAGATGGCATCAGCGGGCTGGGGCTGCCCCTTGTGGGATCTGCCGGTGCGGCGAGCCAGCAGCAGGAGACGCTGGTCGAGGTCTGTCTCGATAGCCTGGTCGACCGGCCAGGCTCCCAGGGCCAGCTCTTTGAAACGGTGGCGCTCAGCGTGGGCTCGGAGCATCTGCGCCTCCTCGATGACTTCCCTGGACGCAGCACCCGCCCGGAGCTTGCGGACAAGCGCAGTCTCGGGACCATGCAGTTGTTGGGAAAGGTCTTCCAGCAGCACATGGTCGGGACGGATCAGACGCTGCCGTACGTCAGCGACGGCCGCTGCGGTGATGCGTTTGTTCAGCACAGCCGGGGGCGGACTGTCGAGAACCAAGAGCTCTGTCCACCGGGCTACCGGCATGCCTTGAGTCGCATCGCGAGTGCGCCGGAGCAACTCGATGTAGAGG encodes:
- a CDS encoding dsDNA nuclease domain-containing protein codes for the protein MADPIETEAPDDSGSVTVRRFEYQIHISVQAVLEMLAGGTVIHVTCEHIEDVTVAHRGDPRCADGVLWDFQQIKTRDAVEPWTLTDVFKSGPLKSLWRTHATVAGTGLTYQLTAGIEGHLDPADEAVVALAKGKGGDNAACLKRVATHLKVKEDALTDFLPLVRIRPLPRRGDIELRNTRVLADLGPGLTMATIDALYIELLRRTRDATQGMPVARWTELLVLDSPPPAVLNKRITAAAVADVRQRLIRPDHVLLEDLSQQLHGPETALVRKLRAGAASREVIEEAQMLRAHAERHRFKELALGAWPVDQAIETDLDQRLLLLARRTGRSHKGQPQPADAIFDELQRLLDANPSTYDRHPLYAQDGVLLMGRACAISDECKFDWGSGRDAS